A window from Candidatus Rokuibacteriota bacterium encodes these proteins:
- a CDS encoding VOC family protein → MPYRINHIHLKASDPRRTAEWYVGAFDFKIVNDETRVFGDRFVRCQSADGGMAVNISGPRTGETLRAGDASAHFGLEHFGFDSTDIESDIRRLEGLGAKLLEGPIQVPNGGRIAFMRAPDDTRVELVQRSTIAGGCC, encoded by the coding sequence ATGCCCTACCGCATCAACCACATCCATCTCAAGGCGTCGGACCCGCGACGCACCGCCGAGTGGTACGTCGGGGCGTTCGACTTCAAGATCGTCAACGACGAGACGCGCGTCTTCGGCGACCGCTTCGTGCGCTGCCAGAGCGCCGACGGCGGCATGGCGGTGAACATCTCGGGCCCGCGAACGGGAGAGACCCTCCGGGCGGGAGACGCCTCTGCCCACTTCGGTCTCGAGCACTTCGGCTTCGACTCGACCGACATCGAGTCCGATATCCGGCGGCTCGAGGGGCTGGGCGCAAAGCTTCTCGAAGGCCCCATCCAGGTGCCGAACGGCGGGCGCATCGCCTTCATGCGCGCACCCGACGACACGCGGGTCGAGCTCGTCCAGCGCTCGACGATCGCGGGCGGCTGCTGCTGA
- a CDS encoding DHH family phosphoesterase has product MRPVLVMPEDLVLHLEGHIALGGEPPLYLVSRPALRARLARRKARAITGDPEDPEAYRRTLGRGRGPLVVGAPAGRTPRVAAAVRAALPDAAVLVVGDDRLHVPGAITVPWSAFAERVLQPELERAQERTRVEKIRAHFDGASRILILMQDDPDPDAIASALALRTLLGRNRTGAPICTFGTITRPENIGMCEILDIDVEPITTREMHGFDRVAMVDLQPSFLEERFVEVDLVIDHHPIEEPVRARIRDVRPSYGATSTILVEYLRAADVKITQRLATALLYGIKADTLGLERGGTRADLDAFAFLYLLANHNALRRIERPALGEAALDALAAGLAKRKIVKGVFFSHLGPVATADLIPQFADFGLQAEGVEWSVVSGVVGEDIHVSVRSVGYVRSAGDVTRAAFGDLGSAGGHRTMAKAVLPADALLASGQEPTKGAGCQARIVERFLRALGANGGRS; this is encoded by the coding sequence ATGCGGCCCGTGCTGGTCATGCCGGAAGACCTCGTCCTCCACCTCGAGGGCCACATCGCCCTGGGCGGTGAGCCGCCGCTCTACCTCGTGTCACGCCCCGCGCTTCGCGCCCGTCTCGCGCGGCGAAAGGCGCGGGCCATAACCGGTGACCCCGAAGACCCCGAGGCGTATCGCCGCACGCTCGGCCGCGGCCGCGGGCCTCTCGTCGTGGGGGCGCCGGCGGGCCGCACGCCGCGGGTCGCGGCGGCGGTGCGCGCGGCGCTCCCCGACGCGGCCGTCCTCGTCGTGGGCGACGATCGGCTCCACGTCCCCGGCGCCATCACGGTGCCGTGGAGCGCCTTCGCCGAGCGCGTGCTCCAGCCGGAGCTCGAGCGCGCCCAGGAGCGGACGCGCGTCGAGAAGATCCGCGCCCACTTCGACGGCGCCTCGCGCATCCTCATCCTGATGCAGGACGATCCCGACCCCGACGCCATCGCCTCGGCCCTGGCGCTCAGAACCTTGCTCGGCCGCAACCGCACGGGAGCGCCCATCTGCACCTTCGGCACCATCACCCGGCCCGAGAACATCGGCATGTGCGAGATCCTCGACATCGATGTCGAGCCGATCACGACGCGCGAGATGCACGGCTTCGACCGGGTCGCCATGGTGGACCTCCAGCCCTCCTTCCTCGAGGAGCGCTTCGTCGAGGTCGACCTCGTCATCGATCACCACCCGATCGAGGAGCCGGTGCGCGCGCGGATCCGCGATGTGCGGCCCTCGTACGGCGCCACGTCGACCATCCTGGTCGAGTACCTGCGGGCCGCGGACGTCAAGATCACGCAGCGCCTGGCGACGGCGCTGCTCTACGGCATCAAGGCCGACACGCTCGGGCTCGAGCGGGGCGGCACGCGCGCCGACCTCGACGCGTTCGCGTTCCTCTACCTGCTCGCCAACCACAACGCGCTGCGCCGCATCGAGCGCCCCGCCCTCGGCGAGGCCGCGCTCGACGCCCTGGCGGCCGGGCTCGCCAAGCGCAAGATCGTCAAGGGCGTGTTCTTCTCCCACCTGGGCCCCGTCGCCACCGCGGACCTGATTCCGCAGTTCGCCGACTTCGGACTCCAGGCCGAGGGCGTCGAATGGTCGGTGGTCTCGGGTGTGGTCGGTGAAGACATCCACGTCTCGGTGCGCAGCGTCGGCTACGTCAGGAGCGCGGGTGACGTGACGCGCGCGGCCTTCGGCGACCTGGGCTCGGCGGGCGGCCACCGGACCATGGCCAAGGCCGTCCTGCCCGCCGACGCGCTGCTCGCGTCCGGTCAGGAGCCGACGAAGGGCGCCGGCTGCCAGGCCCGCATCGTGGAGCGCTTCCTCCGGGCCCTCGGCGCCAACGGCGGAAGGAGCTGA
- a CDS encoding rhomboid family intramembrane serine protease produces the protein MFRQRSGSSLCYACGKLNRVDASVCFYCGRRNPGLWGFGPAIGRLIGGLDFAALVTVVAITAYIASLALDPRSALAPRGVFDLFAPGGRALIALGMAGAVPWQAGHWWTVLTAIYLHGSLLHILFNLLWIRQLLPDVEEVYGQARTIVIFTLSGAAGFLLSNAAGNPFTLGASGAVFGVLGAMVWYGRRRGGLFGAAVLRQYGRWALILFVVGLLPGMRVDNWGHAGGFLGGVLVALLLGAGDQHPERGIHRVLAAACLALTAAAFALQLWTAFAA, from the coding sequence GTGTTCCGCCAGCGTTCAGGCTCGAGCCTCTGCTACGCCTGCGGCAAGTTGAACCGGGTGGACGCCTCCGTCTGCTTCTACTGCGGCCGGCGGAACCCAGGACTCTGGGGCTTCGGCCCCGCGATCGGCCGCCTCATCGGCGGGCTCGACTTCGCCGCCCTGGTGACGGTGGTAGCCATCACCGCCTACATCGCCTCTCTCGCCCTCGATCCTCGCTCGGCGCTCGCTCCGCGCGGGGTCTTCGACCTGTTCGCGCCCGGTGGCCGCGCCCTCATTGCCCTCGGCATGGCGGGGGCGGTGCCGTGGCAGGCGGGCCACTGGTGGACCGTCTTGACCGCCATCTATCTTCACGGCAGCCTGCTGCACATCCTCTTCAACCTGCTCTGGATCCGCCAGCTCCTCCCGGACGTCGAAGAGGTGTACGGGCAGGCACGGACGATCGTGATATTCACGCTGAGCGGCGCCGCGGGCTTCCTTCTCTCGAACGCGGCGGGAAATCCGTTCACGCTCGGCGCCTCGGGCGCCGTCTTCGGGGTTCTGGGCGCCATGGTGTGGTACGGGAGGCGCCGCGGCGGCCTCTTCGGAGCCGCCGTCCTCCGGCAGTACGGCCGCTGGGCGCTCATCCTCTTCGTCGTCGGCCTGCTCCCCGGAATGCGGGTGGACAACTGGGGACACGCCGGCGGCTTCCTGGGCGGGGTGCTCGTGGCGCTCCTGCTCGGCGCGGGCGACCAACATCCCGAGCGCGGGATCCACCGGGTGTTGGCCGCGGCCTGCCTCGCGCTCACGGCCGCCGCCTTCGCGCTCCAGCTGTGGACGGCCTTCGCCGCTTGA
- a CDS encoding copper-binding protein, producing the protein MARSRRWAVPLVFVLLLAGFAAGIWGSYREVYPGRGLFRVTGVFEGRGGDTLILVSHDAAPGVMDEMSRMAFYAETKEMLDGAGLRRGDRVRLTVRQLPDRYLVVEIRKIQ; encoded by the coding sequence ATGGCCCGCTCCCGCCGATGGGCCGTGCCGCTGGTTTTTGTTTTGCTGCTGGCGGGCTTCGCGGCCGGCATCTGGGGCAGCTATCGTGAGGTCTACCCCGGGCGGGGTCTCTTCCGGGTCACCGGGGTCTTCGAGGGGCGCGGGGGCGACACGCTGATCCTCGTCAGCCACGACGCCGCGCCCGGCGTCATGGACGAGATGAGCAGGATGGCCTTCTACGCCGAGACGAAGGAGATGCTGGACGGCGCCGGCCTGCGTCGCGGAGACCGCGTCCGGCTGACGGTGAGGCAGCTGCCCGACCGCTATCTCGTGGTGGAGATCCGCAAGATCCAGTGA
- a CDS encoding phosphate/phosphite/phosphonate ABC transporter substrate-binding protein, which produces MAAFAAIIGFGALGGFGAPGSAWGQRGMPEKPLIMAFTPSRDPTALQEAADAFVAAVARLSGVPVRAQVASDYAGVVEALRSRRVDLAFVHPVGYVLARREAGCEILVRDVWQGKTAYTARFYVRKASGITRVEELRGRTIAFVDPASSSGYIYPMVFLIKRGLVRDRDPKTFFKDALFAGTHEAALRALLQGRVDSAASFDSAPEIHLKDLALIAQLAVVGETPEIPEAGICARPGLPAAAIQAVKRALLAMKKPEHAAVLKQIYDIDGFVEARDADYEPVREALELMDYRPNR; this is translated from the coding sequence CTGGCGGCATTCGCCGCCATCATCGGCTTTGGAGCTCTCGGGGGCTTCGGAGCGCCCGGGTCCGCCTGGGGCCAGCGCGGGATGCCCGAGAAGCCGCTGATCATGGCTTTCACGCCCTCGCGCGATCCAACGGCGCTCCAGGAGGCCGCGGACGCCTTCGTGGCGGCGGTCGCGCGACTGTCGGGCGTACCGGTGCGGGCGCAGGTCGCCTCGGACTACGCGGGCGTCGTGGAGGCGCTCAGAAGCCGCCGTGTGGACCTGGCTTTCGTCCACCCGGTGGGCTACGTCCTGGCCCGGCGCGAGGCCGGCTGTGAGATCCTCGTGCGTGACGTCTGGCAGGGCAAGACCGCCTACACCGCGCGCTTCTACGTCCGCAAGGCAAGCGGGATCACGCGCGTCGAGGAGCTTCGCGGCCGCACGATCGCCTTCGTGGACCCGGCGTCCAGCTCGGGCTACATCTACCCGATGGTGTTCCTGATCAAGCGCGGGCTGGTCCGGGACCGGGACCCGAAGACGTTCTTTAAGGACGCTCTCTTCGCGGGCACGCACGAGGCGGCGCTGCGCGCGCTCCTCCAGGGACGGGTGGACTCCGCCGCCTCTTTCGACTCGGCGCCCGAGATCCACCTGAAGGACCTCGCGCTCATCGCACAGCTCGCCGTGGTTGGCGAGACGCCGGAGATTCCGGAAGCGGGCATCTGCGCCCGCCCGGGGCTGCCCGCGGCCGCGATCCAGGCGGTCAAGCGGGCGCTGCTCGCCATGAAGAAGCCCGAGCACGCGGCGGTGCTGAAGCAGATCTACGACATCGACGGCTTCGTGGAGGCGCGGGACGCGGACTACGAGCCCGTCAGGGAGGCTCTGGAGCTGATGGACTACCGGCCGAATCGCTGA
- a CDS encoding VOC family protein — translation MAVRSFLHYALEVPDQTVGQKYYQDFGLVDATGNGLAVRLKPARQAREAVLLYAGPRKRLHHLCYGATGDDFAQTRTALAAAGVKEIDPPRGAPPGGIWVRDPDGNLVNIRDEAAPALPADPPPALNGPGYAPRQAVRGAPTRGMSIAPRRLGHVLLFSPDLNRQVDFYTRVLGMKLSDRSRNIIAFMRCGTDHHALALLTSTAPGFHHGSFQVGSVDEIGMGAARMIERGWQPGWGFGRHVIGSNFFYYIRDPWGSLAEYYYDLDYIPEACAWEPRDWAEEDALYAWGPTVPPDFGENKEASA, via the coding sequence ATGGCGGTGAGATCGTTTCTCCACTACGCGCTTGAGGTGCCCGACCAGACGGTCGGCCAGAAGTACTACCAGGATTTCGGCCTGGTAGACGCGACCGGCAACGGCCTAGCGGTGCGGCTCAAGCCCGCGCGCCAGGCACGCGAGGCGGTCCTGCTCTACGCGGGGCCGCGCAAGCGCCTGCATCACCTCTGCTACGGCGCCACGGGCGACGATTTCGCGCAGACCCGAACGGCGCTCGCCGCGGCCGGCGTGAAGGAGATCGATCCGCCGCGCGGCGCACCTCCAGGCGGCATCTGGGTGCGCGATCCGGACGGCAATCTCGTGAATATTCGCGACGAGGCGGCGCCAGCGCTGCCCGCCGACCCGCCCCCCGCGCTCAACGGCCCCGGTTACGCGCCTCGGCAGGCGGTCAGAGGAGCGCCGACGCGGGGCATGTCGATCGCCCCGCGCAGGCTGGGCCACGTCCTGCTGTTCAGCCCCGACCTGAATCGCCAGGTGGATTTCTACACCCGCGTGCTGGGCATGAAGCTGTCGGACCGTTCGCGGAACATCATCGCCTTCATGCGCTGCGGCACCGACCACCATGCGCTCGCCCTTCTCACGTCCACAGCGCCCGGCTTCCACCACGGATCCTTCCAGGTCGGCAGCGTCGACGAGATCGGCATGGGGGCGGCGCGGATGATCGAGCGCGGCTGGCAGCCCGGCTGGGGCTTCGGGCGCCACGTCATCGGCTCGAACTTCTTCTACTACATCCGCGACCCGTGGGGCAGCCTCGCCGAGTACTACTACGACCTCGACTACATTCCCGAGGCGTGCGCCTGGGAGCCGCGGGACTGGGCCGAAGAGGACGCGCTCTACGCGTGGGGGCCGACGGTGCCGCCCGACTTCGGCGAGAACAAGGAAGCCTCGGCCTAG
- a CDS encoding 2,3-bisphosphoglycerate-independent phosphoglycerate mutase — protein MDLGLLHDLAQPNTTRIILCSLDGLGGLPRPGTGKSELETARLPNLHALAKRSACGLLRHVGPGITPGSGPGHLGLFGYDPLQHPVGRGVLEALGIDFPLKPGDVAARGNFCTVDAQGRITDRRAGRIATDLCVKLCEKLRRVTVDGAAIVIEPVKEHRFVLVLRGEGLSGRVSETDPQALGVPPLRARALEPSAERAAAAVNQFVERARPLLRDAAPANMVLLRGFDKQPDIPLFAGTFRLRAAAVAAYPMYRGLARLVGMDVLDTGPTFADEIATLKRHWSNFDFFFLHYKDTDKAGEDGDFDAKVAALERFDARLPDVQALGPDVLAVSGDHSTPSILAAHGWQPVPALVSSAYCGADHVSRFTERDCAGGALGILPAQDLMPLLMANALRLAKYGA, from the coding sequence ATGGACCTGGGCCTGCTGCACGACCTGGCCCAACCGAACACCACCAGGATCATCCTCTGCTCCCTCGACGGGCTCGGCGGCCTGCCGCGCCCCGGCACGGGAAAGAGCGAACTGGAAACGGCCCGCCTGCCAAACCTCCACGCCTTGGCAAAGCGCTCGGCGTGCGGCCTCCTCCGCCACGTGGGGCCCGGCATCACGCCGGGAAGCGGGCCGGGCCATCTCGGCCTCTTCGGCTACGACCCGCTCCAGCACCCGGTGGGCCGCGGCGTCCTCGAGGCCCTCGGCATCGACTTCCCTCTCAAGCCCGGCGACGTCGCCGCGCGCGGCAACTTCTGCACCGTGGATGCCCAGGGGCGCATCACCGACCGCCGCGCCGGGCGCATCGCCACGGATCTCTGCGTCAAGCTCTGCGAGAAGCTTCGGCGCGTCACGGTGGACGGCGCGGCGATCGTCATCGAGCCCGTCAAGGAGCACCGCTTCGTCCTCGTCCTGCGCGGCGAGGGGCTTTCGGGACGCGTATCGGAGACCGATCCGCAGGCGCTCGGGGTGCCGCCTCTCCGCGCACGCGCGCTCGAGCCCTCGGCCGAGCGCGCGGCCGCTGCCGTCAACCAGTTCGTCGAGCGCGCGCGGCCGCTCCTCCGGGACGCGGCGCCGGCCAATATGGTCCTCTTGCGCGGGTTCGACAAGCAGCCGGACATCCCGCTCTTCGCCGGCACCTTCCGCCTGCGGGCGGCGGCCGTCGCCGCCTACCCGATGTATCGCGGCCTCGCGCGCCTCGTCGGCATGGACGTGCTCGACACGGGCCCGACCTTCGCCGACGAGATCGCCACGCTCAAGCGGCACTGGAGCAACTTCGATTTCTTCTTCCTCCACTACAAGGACACGGACAAGGCGGGCGAAGACGGCGACTTCGATGCCAAGGTCGCGGCGCTCGAGCGCTTCGACGCGCGGCTGCCCGACGTGCAGGCACTCGGGCCCGACGTGCTGGCCGTCTCCGGTGACCACTCGACGCCGTCCATCCTCGCGGCGCACGGCTGGCAGCCCGTGCCGGCCTTGGTGTCGAGCGCCTACTGCGGCGCCGATCATGTCAGCCGCTTCACCGAGCGCGACTGCGCCGGCGGAGCCCTCGGGATCCTGCCCGCCCAGGACCTCATGCCCCTCCTGATGGCCAACGCCCTCCGCCTCGCGAAGTACGGCGCCTAG
- a CDS encoding acyl-CoA synthetase: protein MGRIPPEYLPPREAWPERVYTLPELRAYPPRLNSTEELLDRHVAEGRGDRAAILFEDQRITYAALAAQVNRLAGALRGLGIGEEDRVLLRAPSIPPALVANFAVIKLGAVIVPISPIFSRAEIAHVATNTEAVALIVAQPLLEEVERAGALLATVRHVIVIGGDAAEIRAKGFIPYADLMAQAHPPVEPVRRDRLAVSVLLFTSGTTGLPKGTAHVMEEALVVPDTFGRHGWRVTPDDVIGGPAPLSVAAGYSTQAVIPFRFGAAASLLPRFTPEAMFEQIGKHGITVLSILPTAYRKMLQVPDARARYDLSSVRLCTGGGESLGGETYQAWKDAFGLEIFEGLGTTEMMYVFVSSAVTRRVKPGAIGPAVPGYELRVISEGGKDCRPGEVGLLVVKGPTGTLYWRDPDKQGRAVRKGWCFAGDFVTMDEEGYVTFLSREDDLIKSSGYRIGPEEIEGVIARHPAVADCCVIGVPDAVRGQNTRAYVVLTREAAPRKGLEREIVDSCRDALAVYKLPREVVFVDSVPRAPGPAGPGTGKLLRRVLRDAAV from the coding sequence TTGGGCCGTATTCCACCGGAGTACCTCCCGCCCCGCGAGGCGTGGCCGGAGCGCGTCTACACGCTGCCGGAGCTCCGGGCCTACCCTCCGCGGCTGAATTCCACGGAAGAGCTCCTCGACCGCCACGTCGCCGAGGGGCGCGGCGACCGCGCCGCGATCCTCTTCGAAGACCAGCGGATCACCTACGCCGCGCTTGCCGCCCAGGTGAACCGCCTTGCCGGGGCGCTCCGGGGCCTCGGCATCGGGGAGGAGGACCGCGTGCTGCTGCGCGCCCCGTCCATCCCGCCCGCCCTCGTCGCCAACTTCGCGGTCATCAAGCTCGGCGCCGTCATCGTCCCGATCTCGCCGATCTTCTCGCGCGCGGAGATCGCCCACGTAGCGACCAACACCGAGGCAGTTGCCCTCATCGTGGCCCAACCGCTCCTGGAAGAGGTGGAGCGGGCGGGGGCTCTACTCGCGACGGTCCGCCACGTCATCGTCATCGGCGGAGATGCCGCCGAGATCCGCGCCAAGGGCTTCATCCCGTACGCGGACCTGATGGCCCAGGCGCACCCGCCGGTGGAGCCCGTGAGGCGCGACAGGCTGGCGGTCTCCGTCCTCCTCTTCACCTCGGGCACCACGGGCCTGCCCAAGGGCACCGCGCACGTCATGGAAGAGGCGCTGGTGGTGCCCGACACCTTCGGCCGTCACGGCTGGCGCGTCACCCCGGACGATGTCATCGGCGGGCCCGCGCCCTTGTCGGTGGCCGCGGGCTACTCCACCCAGGCCGTCATCCCGTTCCGTTTCGGCGCCGCAGCATCGCTCCTTCCACGATTCACCCCCGAGGCCATGTTCGAGCAGATCGGGAAGCACGGCATCACCGTCCTCTCCATCCTGCCCACGGCCTATCGCAAGATGCTCCAGGTCCCTGACGCGCGCGCGCGGTACGACCTCTCCTCGGTGCGCCTCTGCACGGGAGGGGGCGAGTCCCTCGGCGGCGAGACCTACCAGGCATGGAAGGACGCCTTCGGGCTCGAGATCTTCGAGGGGCTCGGCACGACCGAGATGATGTACGTCTTCGTTTCGTCCGCGGTCACGCGCCGGGTCAAGCCCGGGGCCATAGGCCCGGCGGTGCCGGGTTACGAGCTGCGCGTCATCAGCGAGGGGGGCAAGGACTGCCGGCCCGGCGAGGTCGGGCTCCTCGTCGTCAAGGGCCCGACCGGGACGCTCTACTGGCGTGACCCGGACAAGCAGGGGCGCGCGGTCCGCAAGGGCTGGTGCTTCGCAGGCGACTTCGTCACCATGGACGAGGAGGGCTACGTCACCTTCCTCTCGAGAGAGGACGACCTCATCAAGTCGTCGGGCTATCGCATCGGGCCCGAGGAGATCGAGGGCGTCATCGCCCGGCACCCCGCCGTGGCCGACTGCTGCGTCATCGGCGTGCCGGACGCGGTGCGTGGGCAGAACACGCGCGCCTACGTGGTGCTTACACGGGAAGCCGCGCCAAGAAAAGGGCTCGAGCGGGAGATCGTGGACTCCTGCCGCGACGCGCTGGCCGTATACAAGCTGCCGCGCGAGGTGGTGTTCGTCGACTCGGTGCCGCGCGCGCCGGGTCCGGCCGGGCCCGGCACGGGCAAGCTCCTCCGCCGCGTGCTGCGCGACGCCGCCGTCTAG
- a CDS encoding class I SAM-dependent methyltransferase yields the protein MDAALEKRQVKRAYKIYAPAYDFVFDWIFHPGREQAIRLLDIKGGEQILEVGIGTGLNLPLYPANCRITGIDLSEEMLEKAQDKVVELALNNITLKAMDATVMDFGDSEFDAAVATYTISAVPDPVAVLREMRRVVKPGGNIVLLNHFRSERRVVGRLEDLISPVCTRLGWKSNLPLEPLLEQVGLIPDLSAKVNLFNGWRLIKCLNRK from the coding sequence GTGGACGCGGCGTTGGAGAAACGGCAGGTCAAGCGGGCCTACAAGATCTACGCCCCCGCCTACGACTTCGTGTTCGACTGGATCTTCCACCCCGGGCGGGAGCAGGCCATCAGGCTCCTGGACATCAAGGGCGGCGAGCAGATCCTCGAGGTCGGCATCGGTACCGGCTTGAACCTGCCGCTGTACCCCGCCAACTGCCGCATCACGGGCATCGATCTGTCGGAGGAGATGCTCGAGAAGGCGCAGGACAAGGTCGTGGAGCTCGCGCTCAACAACATCACGCTCAAGGCGATGGACGCCACGGTCATGGACTTCGGGGACAGCGAGTTCGACGCGGCGGTGGCGACCTATACGATCAGCGCCGTGCCGGACCCCGTCGCGGTGCTGCGGGAGATGCGCCGGGTAGTCAAGCCGGGCGGCAACATCGTGCTCCTGAACCACTTCCGCAGCGAGCGCCGCGTGGTCGGGCGCCTCGAGGACCTGATCTCGCCCGTGTGCACGCGGCTGGGCTGGAAATCGAACCTGCCGCTCGAGCCGCTCCTCGAGCAGGTCGGCCTCATCCCGGACCTCTCCGCCAAGGTGAATCTCTTCAACGGCTGGCGCCTGATCAAGTGCCTCAACCGCAAGTAA
- a CDS encoding fumarylacetoacetate hydrolase family protein, producing MKIVRFSQNGHSPRLGCFIGQDRVVDLEASCAAWLSAKGVVRSAAISTALFPQSTRGFLEGGSATQDMLGAMMDATKAGKFQPVSHASNAVRLHAPINDPGKFICIGLNYKDHAAETGSPVPKEPPVFPKWNNAILDPGEPILRPRGEKTLDWEVELGVVIGKTARFVPRDRALDYIYGYTIINDASARDFQFHTSQWGPGKMGDTLAPVGPYIADRSEIPDPHVLDLKTWVNGTLMQNGNTKNFIFDLGYIIQYLTNIMTLSPGDLISTGTPAGVGFSRKPPVTLQPGDVCKLEITGLGTLENPVKDA from the coding sequence ATGAAGATCGTCCGGTTCTCTCAGAACGGCCACTCCCCGCGCCTGGGCTGCTTCATAGGCCAGGACCGCGTGGTGGACCTTGAGGCGAGCTGTGCCGCCTGGCTCTCAGCCAAGGGGGTCGTCCGCTCGGCCGCCATCTCGACCGCCCTCTTCCCCCAGAGCACGCGCGGCTTCCTCGAGGGCGGCTCAGCCACCCAGGACATGCTCGGGGCCATGATGGACGCGACCAAGGCGGGTAAGTTCCAGCCGGTCAGCCACGCGTCCAATGCCGTGCGCCTGCACGCTCCCATCAACGACCCGGGCAAGTTCATCTGTATCGGGCTCAACTACAAGGACCATGCCGCGGAGACGGGCAGCCCCGTGCCCAAGGAGCCGCCGGTCTTCCCCAAGTGGAACAATGCCATCCTCGATCCCGGCGAGCCCATTCTCCGGCCCCGCGGGGAGAAAACCCTCGACTGGGAGGTGGAGCTCGGCGTGGTCATCGGCAAGACGGCGCGCTTCGTGCCGAGGGATCGGGCGCTCGACTACATCTACGGCTACACCATCATCAACGACGCGAGCGCGCGCGACTTTCAGTTCCACACGAGCCAGTGGGGCCCCGGCAAGATGGGCGACACGCTGGCGCCGGTCGGTCCCTACATCGCCGACCGCTCGGAGATCCCCGACCCGCACGTGCTCGATCTGAAGACCTGGGTCAACGGGACGCTCATGCAGAACGGCAATACCAAGAACTTCATCTTCGACCTCGGCTACATCATCCAGTACCTGACCAACATCATGACGCTCTCGCCGGGCGACCTCATCTCCACGGGCACGCCGGCCGGCGTCGGGTTCTCGCGCAAGCCGCCGGTCACGCTCCAGCCCGGCGACGTCTGCAAGCTCGAGATCACGGGGCTCGGCACCCTCGAGAACCCCGTCAAGGACGCGTAG
- a CDS encoding LapA family protein — MTLAYILMALVGAACAVFALQNMVRVDISFLGWSAEGIPLALVILLSVLGGLIFASCAGLLRHWKLRSRIRQLEAQLAAQERPGAPNPAARSLE; from the coding sequence ATGACACTCGCCTACATCCTGATGGCCCTCGTGGGGGCTGCCTGCGCAGTCTTCGCGCTGCAGAACATGGTCCGGGTCGATATCAGCTTCCTGGGCTGGAGCGCGGAGGGCATACCCCTGGCCCTCGTCATCCTGTTGTCCGTGCTTGGCGGCCTCATCTTCGCCTCCTGCGCGGGCCTCCTGCGCCACTGGAAGCTGCGCTCGCGCATCCGCCAGCTCGAAGCTCAGCTGGCGGCGCAGGAGCGCCCCGGCGCGCCCAACCCGGCGGCGAGAAGTCTCGAGTGA
- a CDS encoding MaoC family dehydratase — MADEDFSPETHRFAPPRYFDDFRVGERFYIPSRTMTDALFAAFQLASGDNHPIHYDRPYCRAHGHRDLLAHGLMVAAQGAAGAGIFPHVVGDALVAFLDQSSRFLKPVYAGDTLYPMLAITRLEPGRTTGVVAMRVTIHNQDKELVMDGEHRYLLRRKP; from the coding sequence ATGGCCGATGAGGACTTCTCGCCCGAGACGCACCGCTTCGCCCCACCGCGCTACTTCGACGACTTCCGCGTGGGCGAACGCTTCTACATCCCCTCGCGCACCATGACGGACGCGCTCTTCGCGGCCTTCCAGCTGGCTTCGGGCGACAACCACCCGATCCACTACGACCGCCCCTACTGCCGCGCGCACGGCCACCGCGACCTGCTGGCCCACGGGCTCATGGTCGCCGCCCAGGGCGCGGCCGGCGCCGGAATCTTCCCGCACGTGGTCGGCGACGCTCTCGTGGCCTTCCTCGACCAGTCCTCGCGCTTTCTCAAGCCCGTCTACGCGGGCGACACGCTGTATCCGATGCTCGCCATCACCCGGCTCGAGCCGGGCCGCACGACAGGCGTCGTGGCGATGCGCGTCACCATCCACAACCAGGACAAGGAGCTGGTCATGGACGGCGAGCACCGGTATCTCCTGCGAAGGAAACCCTGA